The genomic DNA TCTACTACTTGCCGAAGCCGAACGAGTCGTTGCCCGCCACCTTGGCGCGCAGCTTGCGGCCCTTCTCGGTGGCCTGGGTGTTCAGGTCGGCCTGGAAGTCGACCATCTTCTCGGCGAGCTCGGTGTCGAACGCGGCGAGCATCCGGACGGCGAGCAGGCCCGCGTTGCGGGCGCCGGCGACGGAGACGGTGGCGACCGGGACGCCGGCGGGCATCTGGACGATCGACATCAGGCTGTCCATGCCGTCCAGGTAGCGCAGCGGCACCGGGACGCCGATCACCGGCAGCGGGGTCACCGAGGCGAGCATGCCGGGCAGGTGGGCGGCGCCGCCCGCACCGGCGATGATCGCCTTCAGGCCGCGGCCGTGCGCGCGCTCGCCGTAGGCCACCATCTCGCGCGGCATCCGGTGGGCGGAGACCACGTCCACCTCGTACGGGATCTCGAACTCGTCGAGGGCCTGGGCGGCGGCCTCCATCACGGGCCAGTCGGAGTCCGAGCCCATCACGATGCCGACAAGGGGGGAGGTCATTCGGTGATCGTTCCTCGCAGGTAGGCGGCCGCGTGGCGGGCGCGCTCGCGGACGTCGTCGAGGTCGTCCCCGAAGACGTTGACGTGACCGACCTTGCGGCCGGGCTTCACGTCCTTCCCGTACATGTGGATCCGCAGACCGGGGTCGCGGGCCATGCAGTGCAGGAAGGCGCGGTACATGTCGGGGTAGTCGCCGCCGAGCACGTTGACCATCACGGTCCACTTGGCGCGCGGGCGCGGGTCGCCCAGCGGCAGGTCGAGGACGGCGCGCAGGTGGTTCTCGAACTGCGAGGTGACCGAGCCGTCCTGGGTCCAGTGGCCGGAGTTGTGCGGGCGCATGGCGAGCTCGTTGACCAGGATCCGGCCGTCCCGGGTCTGGAACAGCTCGACCGCGAGGTGGCCGGTGATGTCGAGCTCGCCGGCGATCCGCAGGGCGAGCTGCTGGGCCTCGTCGGACAGCGCCGGGTCCAGGTCGGGGGCGGGCGCGGTGACCTCGGCACAGACGCCGTTCTCCTGGACGCTCTCCACCACCGGGTACGCCACGGCCTGGCCGCTGGGCGACCGGACCACGTTGGCGGCCAGCTCGCGGACGAAGTCGACCTTCTCCTCGGCGAGCACCGGGACGCCGGCCAGGAACGGGGCCTGGGCCTCGGTCTCGTCGTCGACCACCCAGACGCCCTTGCCGTCGTAGCCGCCGCGGACGGTCTTCAGGACCACCGGGTAGCCGGAGCCCTCGTTCGCGAAGGCGGTGACGTCGGCCGGGTCGGCGACGATCCGGTGCCGGGGGCAGGGGACGCCGATGGAGTCCAGCTTGGCCCGCATCACCCCCTTGTCCTGGGCGTTGACCAGCGCGTCCGGGCCGGGCCGGACGGCGATGCCCTCCGCCTGCAGGGCGCGCAGGTGCTCGGTCGGCACGTGCTCGTGGTCGAAGGTGATCACGTCACAGCCGGCAGCGAAGCGGCGCAGGGTGTCGAGGTCGCGGTAGTCGCCCAGAACCACGTCGGAGACGACCTGGGAGGCGGAGTCCTGCGGGGTGTCCGCGAGGAGCTTGAACCGGATGCCCAGCGGGATGCCCGCCTGGTGCGCCATGCGGGCGAGCTGCCCGCCGCCGATCATGCCGACCACTGGAAAGGTTGTGTTGCCCGGGTGTGTCACGCAGCCCAGGATATCCGGGCCGGTAGGAGCGACCCCATCCACGCGGGTAGCCTGGTTGGCCGCACCCGAAAATTCCGCTCTTCCGATCTTTCGCCGACACGGAGACCGCCGCGATGACGACCAGCACCGAGCCGCGCCCCTCCCTCACCGAGCGGCTGCGCGGCATGTCCCCGGAGATGCTCGGCTTCGCCGTGATCGGCCTCTCCGGCGTCGTGGTCAACTTCGCCATCTTCTGGGTCTGCGTGAACGGCCTGGGCCTGGCGTCGCTGCGCTCCAACGTCGTGGCGACCGTGATCGCGATCGCCACCAACTACCTCGGCTACCGGTACTGGCTCTACCGGGACCGGGACGCCGCCTCCCGCAAGCGGGAGATCACGCTCTTCCTGCTGTTCAGCGGCATCGGGATGCTGATCGAGACCGGCGTGCTCGGCCTCTCCCGGTACGGGCTCGGCCTGGACGGGCACTACGAGCAGCTGGGCGCCAAGGTGGTCGGACTCGGGGTGGCCACCGTGTTCCGGTTCGTCTCGTACCGCACCTGGGTGTTCAAGGCGATGCCCGAACTGGCCGAGCCCGAGGTCGTCGCCGGGCCCGAGCCCGAGGTCGTCGCCGAGGCCGAGCTGCTGCTGGCCGCCGAGGAGCCCACGGCCTACGTGAAGTAGCCTCCTGCGACCGGTCAGCCGGTCAGTCGGTCGAGCGGCTCTGGGACAGGAACAGGGCGAAGACCGGCGGGTGCAGGGCGAGCAGCTCCAGGCGCCCGCCGTCGGCCTCGGCGAGGTCGCGGGCGACGGCGAGGCCGATGCCGGTGGAGTTGCGGCCGCTGACCGCGCGTTCGAAGACCCGGTTGCCGAGCTCGGCGGGGACGCCGAGCCCCTCGTCCTGGACCTCGGTGACCACCGAGGTGCCGGAGCGGCGGACCCGGACGGTGATGGTGCCGGCGCCGTGCATCAGGGAGTTCTCGATCAGCGTGGCGAGCACCTGGGCGACCGTGCCGGGGGTGCCGATCACCCGGGTGCCGCGGAGACCGTCGAGGTCGAGCCGCCGGCCGCCCTCGCGCAGCGTGGGGCCCCACTCCTCGACCTGCTGGCGGAGCACGTCGTCGAGCGGGAACGAGACGGCGGTCGGGTTGTTGGGGTCGCGCTGGTTGGTGAGCAGCCGCTGGACCACGTCGGTGAGCCGCTCGACCTGCTGGAGGCCGATGGTGGCCTCCTCGCGGACGGTGGCCGGGTCCTCGGCGAGCGCGGTGATCTCCTCCAGCCGCATGGAGAGCGCGGTGAGCGGGGTGCGCAGCTGGTGCGAGGCGTCGGCGGCGAGCCGGCGTTCGGCGGTGAGCATCCGGGCGATCCGTTCGGCGCTGGTGTCCAGCACCTCGGCGATCCGGTCGAGTTCGGGGACGCCGTAGCGGCGGCCCTGCGGGCGGGGGTCGCCGGAGCCGAGGCGTTCGGCGGTCTCGGCGAGTTCGGTGAGCGGCCGGGCGAGCCGCTTGGACTGCCACACGGCGAGCGCGACGGCGGCCTGGACGGCGAGCAGGGCGACCACGCCGAGCAGCAGCAGCATGTTGCCGATCTCGTGGTCGACGTCCTCGCGGGACTGGCTGACCGTGACCGTCTCGCCGCTGGCACCCTCCTCGGTGGCGGTGATCGCGGGCCCGTCGACCGGGCGGCCGGCCGCGATCAGCGGCTGCCCGGGGATGTCGACGGTGACGAAGGATCCGGTGGTGACCTGGGTGGCGAACTTCTCGCCGGTGACCGGCTCGCCCGCGGCGAGCCGGCTCTCCACCAGGCCGAGCACCCGGACCGCCTCGGCGTCGACCCGGTTGTTGGCGGCGTTGACGATGGACTGCTTCTCGACCAGTGCCAGCGGTACGCAGAACACCGTGACCACCACCAGGACCACGCCCAGCAGTGAGTTGATCATCCTGCGCTTCACGCCGGTGCTGCCCTAGTTCTTCTCGAAGCGGAAGCCGACGCCCCGCACGGTGGCGATGTAGCGCGGGTTGGCCGCGTCGTCGCCGAGCTTCTTGCGCAGCCAGGAGATGTGCATGTCCAGGGTCTTGGTGGAGGTCCACCAGGTGGTGTCCCAGACCTGGCGCATGATCTCCTCGCGGGTGACCACCCGGCCGGCGTCCCGGACCAGGACGCGCAGCAGCTCGAACTCCTTGGCGGAGAGCGTGAGCTCCTCGTCGCCGAGCCAGGCGCGGTGCGACTCGATGTCGATCTTCACGCCGTGCGCGCCGGTGGTCAGCTGGTCGACGTTGCCGCGGCGGAGCAGCGCCCGGACCCGGGCGAGCAGCTCGGCCAGCCGGAACGGCTTGGTGACGTAGTCGTCGGCGCCGGCGTCCAGGCCGACCACGGTGTCCACCTCGTCGGCGCGGGCGGTGAGCACCAGCACCGGGAAGCTCTTGCCGTCGGCGCGCAGGCGGCGGCAGACCTCCAGGCCGTCCATCTCGGGCAGGCCGAGGTCGAGGACGATCAGGTCGACGTCCTCGCCGAGGCCGGCGCTCAGCGCGGCCGGGCCGTCCTCGCGGACCAGCACCTCGTAGCCCTCGCGGCGCAGGGCGCGGGCCAGCGGTTCGGAGATTGCCGGGTCGTCCTCGGCCAGCAGCACACAGGTCATGGGCCGATGGTAGACCGCGCCCCCGGCACCGATCAGGGAGCGGAGGGCGCCTTGACCTTCCCATGACCCGCGGGCACCGGCGCGGGCCGGCGGGCTGTGAAGTAGTTCACAGAGCGTGATCGTTACCGCTTGGTTGTCATGGACCCGGATAACCGGCACCCAGTGGCCGTCCAGCGAAAATGCTAGCGTTGAGCCTTGGGTTCGAAGGAGATTTTCTGCCGGGGCCATCGAAAGGCCGACTCGGGCTTGCCTTCCCTTTACCACAATGGGTGCATTTGTCATCCCATGTCATGCAATGGCGACACGTACAGTGGCTGGGTCCACGTCCGCCCCACCCCCCTCGGCGGACGAAGTCAGGCAAGGAACCCCTCACACATGGCGACTACCACCCTGGACGCCGGCGTACAGCCGTCGGCGTCTCCGAGCGGCAAGACCTTCTTCGGGCACCCCCGAGGACTCGCCACGCTCTTCATGGCGGAAACCTTCGAACGGTTCAGCTACTACGGCATGCGGGCCCTGCTCGTGCTGTACATGGTCGCCAAGACCGGCGACGGCGGGCTGGAGATCCAGGCCGCCACCGCGGCCGCGGTCTACAGCGTGTACACGGCCATGGTCTACCTGCTGGCCCTGCCCGGCGGCTGGATCGCCGACCGGTTCCTCGGTGCGCGCAAGACCGTCGCGCTCGGCGGCGCGATCATCATGATCGGCCACTTCCTGCTGGCCGTGCCGGTGGAGGTCTCCTTCTTCGTCGGCCTGGCGTTCATCGCCCTCGGCTCGGGCCTGCTGAAGGCCAACATCTCCACGATGGTCGGCCACCTCTACGACGGCCCGAACGACCCCCGCCGCGACGGTGGCTTCACCATCTTCTACATGGGCATCAACCTCGGTGCCTTCCTCGCGCCGCTGGTCATCGGCACCGTCGGCCAGCAGGTCAACTGGCACCTGGGCTTCGCCCTCGCCGGCGTGGGCATGGCGCTCGGCCTCGGCCAGTTCCTGCTCGGCACCCGCCACCTGAGCCCCAAGAGCAACGTGGTGAACTCGCCGATCGGCCCGGCCGAGAAGAGCGCGATCTTCCGCAAGGCCGGCCTGTGGCTGGCGGCGGCCGCCGTCTTCTACGGCGTCGTCGCGCTGACCGGCCACTTCACCATCAACTGGGCGATCTGGCCGCTCTCCATCGCGGGCATCGCGATCCCCGTGGTGGTCTTCGCCCGGATGAAGCGCGACCGCGACCTCACCCCGGACGAGAAGTCGAAGATCGGCGGCTACGTCTGGTTCTTCGTCGCCGCCGCCGTGTTCTGGATGATCTACGACCAGTCCGGCTCGACGCTGAGCCTGTTCGCCGACGACAACACCGCGTCCACGCTGTTCGGCTTCCACTTCCCGTCCAGCTGGTTCCAGTCGCTGAACCCGCTGTACATCATGGCGCTGGCCCCGGTCGTCGCCTGGCTGTGGGTCTGGCTCGCCCAGCGCGGCAAGAACCCCAGCACCACCGCGAAGTTCGCCTTCGGCCTGCTGATGATCGGCGCGTCCTTCCTGGTCATGATGCTGGCCATGGCCGCCGCCTCCGGCGGTGCCAAGGTCACCCCGCTGTGGCTGGCGCTGGTCTACCTGATCCAGACCGTCGGCGAGCTGACCCTCTCCCCGGTCGGCCTCTCCGTCACCACCAAGCTGGCGCCCGCCAAGTACGCCAGCCAGATGATGGGTGTCTGGTTCCTCGCCGTCACCGCCGGCGACTGCGTCGCCGCCATCTTCCAGCTCGTCCTCGGTGACGACGTGGTCGGCTCGACCTGGTACTTCGCCGTCCAGGGCCTGATGGCCATCGCCGCGGGCATCGGCCTGTACGCCTACCGCAAGAAGGTCGTCGCGCTCATGGGCGACGTGCACTGACGCACCGCCGACACGTCGAAGGCCCGGACCCCGCCGAGGGGTCCGGGCCTTCGACGTACCGGGCGTCAGAGCGCGCGGACGCCCGCCCGCCAGACGGCGGCGGTCAGCGG from Kitasatospora terrestris includes the following:
- a CDS encoding 5-(carboxyamino)imidazole ribonucleotide synthase, which translates into the protein MIGGGQLARMAHQAGIPLGIRFKLLADTPQDSASQVVSDVVLGDYRDLDTLRRFAAGCDVITFDHEHVPTEHLRALQAEGIAVRPGPDALVNAQDKGVMRAKLDSIGVPCPRHRIVADPADVTAFANEGSGYPVVLKTVRGGYDGKGVWVVDDETEAQAPFLAGVPVLAEEKVDFVRELAANVVRSPSGQAVAYPVVESVQENGVCAEVTAPAPDLDPALSDEAQQLALRIAGELDITGHLAVELFQTRDGRILVNELAMRPHNSGHWTQDGSVTSQFENHLRAVLDLPLGDPRPRAKWTVMVNVLGGDYPDMYRAFLHCMARDPGLRIHMYGKDVKPGRKVGHVNVFGDDLDDVRERARHAAAYLRGTITE
- a CDS encoding GtrA family protein, with translation MTTSTEPRPSLTERLRGMSPEMLGFAVIGLSGVVVNFAIFWVCVNGLGLASLRSNVVATVIAIATNYLGYRYWLYRDRDAASRKREITLFLLFSGIGMLIETGVLGLSRYGLGLDGHYEQLGAKVVGLGVATVFRFVSYRTWVFKAMPELAEPEVVAGPEPEVVAEAELLLAAEEPTAYVK
- a CDS encoding peptide MFS transporter, which gives rise to MATTTLDAGVQPSASPSGKTFFGHPRGLATLFMAETFERFSYYGMRALLVLYMVAKTGDGGLEIQAATAAAVYSVYTAMVYLLALPGGWIADRFLGARKTVALGGAIIMIGHFLLAVPVEVSFFVGLAFIALGSGLLKANISTMVGHLYDGPNDPRRDGGFTIFYMGINLGAFLAPLVIGTVGQQVNWHLGFALAGVGMALGLGQFLLGTRHLSPKSNVVNSPIGPAEKSAIFRKAGLWLAAAAVFYGVVALTGHFTINWAIWPLSIAGIAIPVVVFARMKRDRDLTPDEKSKIGGYVWFFVAAAVFWMIYDQSGSTLSLFADDNTASTLFGFHFPSSWFQSLNPLYIMALAPVVAWLWVWLAQRGKNPSTTAKFAFGLLMIGASFLVMMLAMAAASGGAKVTPLWLALVYLIQTVGELTLSPVGLSVTTKLAPAKYASQMMGVWFLAVTAGDCVAAIFQLVLGDDVVGSTWYFAVQGLMAIAAGIGLYAYRKKVVALMGDVH
- a CDS encoding response regulator transcription factor, whose translation is MTCVLLAEDDPAISEPLARALRREGYEVLVREDGPAALSAGLGEDVDLIVLDLGLPEMDGLEVCRRLRADGKSFPVLVLTARADEVDTVVGLDAGADDYVTKPFRLAELLARVRALLRRGNVDQLTTGAHGVKIDIESHRAWLGDEELTLSAKEFELLRVLVRDAGRVVTREEIMRQVWDTTWWTSTKTLDMHISWLRKKLGDDAANPRYIATVRGVGFRFEKN
- a CDS encoding ATP-binding protein; this translates as MKRRMINSLLGVVLVVVTVFCVPLALVEKQSIVNAANNRVDAEAVRVLGLVESRLAAGEPVTGEKFATQVTTGSFVTVDIPGQPLIAAGRPVDGPAITATEEGASGETVTVSQSREDVDHEIGNMLLLLGVVALLAVQAAVALAVWQSKRLARPLTELAETAERLGSGDPRPQGRRYGVPELDRIAEVLDTSAERIARMLTAERRLAADASHQLRTPLTALSMRLEEITALAEDPATVREEATIGLQQVERLTDVVQRLLTNQRDPNNPTAVSFPLDDVLRQQVEEWGPTLREGGRRLDLDGLRGTRVIGTPGTVAQVLATLIENSLMHGAGTITVRVRRSGTSVVTEVQDEGLGVPAELGNRVFERAVSGRNSTGIGLAVARDLAEADGGRLELLALHPPVFALFLSQSRSTD
- the purE gene encoding 5-(carboxyamino)imidazole ribonucleotide mutase, giving the protein MTSPLVGIVMGSDSDWPVMEAAAQALDEFEIPYEVDVVSAHRMPREMVAYGERAHGRGLKAIIAGAGGAAHLPGMLASVTPLPVIGVPVPLRYLDGMDSLMSIVQMPAGVPVATVSVAGARNAGLLAVRMLAAFDTELAEKMVDFQADLNTQATEKGRKLRAKVAGNDSFGFGK